From the Natronogracilivirga saccharolytica genome, one window contains:
- a CDS encoding phosphotransferase enzyme family protein: protein MNKSCIPSIFDQFATGETLEDYEPFGSGHIHQTWLIRSSGDHRPDYVLQKINQKIFSSVDGMMSNIQKVTNHIREKSTTLDKNCCDDRVLKVIPTRVGNSYLTDSSGEHWRLYLKVESGISYDLVPNEKVAYEAGKAFGQFITDLEDFPYDELEIVIPDFHSVEWRYEQLSDALKQNLAGRRDKVDPEITFARDQIKRMVVVPRLVQQGLLPERVTHNDTKLNNILFDQNDKAKCVIDLDTVMPGLVLYDFGDLIRTAANTAQEDEADLEQVQINFPVYEAITSGFFESTRKILTPEEADILALAGPFMAYLMGIRFLADYLNGDQYYHIDDPEQNLRRCRTQFRFIEHLLHEESECRKLIQNYYSNVTQKGSSFTK, encoded by the coding sequence ATGAATAAATCATGCATCCCCTCTATTTTTGATCAATTTGCAACCGGTGAAACACTAGAAGATTATGAACCTTTCGGATCAGGACATATTCATCAAACATGGTTAATCCGTTCCAGTGGTGATCATCGTCCCGATTACGTGCTTCAAAAGATAAATCAAAAGATTTTTTCATCGGTGGACGGTATGATGAGTAATATCCAAAAGGTTACAAATCATATCCGGGAAAAATCGACTACTTTGGACAAAAACTGTTGCGATGACCGTGTATTGAAAGTAATTCCGACCCGTGTGGGTAATAGCTACTTGACTGACTCCAGTGGAGAACACTGGCGGTTATATTTAAAAGTAGAATCCGGCATCAGTTACGATTTAGTGCCCAACGAAAAAGTGGCCTATGAAGCAGGGAAAGCCTTCGGTCAATTTATTACGGATCTGGAAGATTTTCCATATGACGAGTTAGAGATTGTTATTCCTGACTTCCACTCAGTGGAGTGGCGATATGAACAACTCTCCGATGCATTGAAACAGAACCTGGCAGGACGAAGAGACAAGGTCGACCCGGAAATCACATTTGCCCGCGATCAGATCAAGCGAATGGTGGTTGTTCCCAGGTTGGTTCAACAAGGGTTATTGCCTGAAAGGGTAACCCATAACGATACCAAATTGAACAACATACTTTTTGATCAGAATGACAAAGCAAAATGTGTGATAGACCTGGATACTGTTATGCCGGGTCTGGTACTCTACGATTTTGGTGATCTTATCCGTACGGCGGCAAATACAGCCCAGGAAGATGAAGCCGATCTGGAACAAGTTCAAATCAATTTTCCGGTTTATGAGGCGATCACTTCAGGTTTTTTTGAGAGTACTCGAAAAATACTGACTCCTGAAGAGGCAGATATTTTAGCTTTGGCGGGCCCATTTATGGCCTATTTGATGGGGATCCGTTTTCTGGCTGATTATCTTAATGGTGACCAGTATTATCACATCGACGACCCCGAGCAAAATCTTAGACGCTGCAGGACGCAGTTTCGCTTCATAGAGCACTTGTTACATGAGGAATCGGAATGTCGGAAACTGATTCAAAACTATTATTCAAATGTCACCCAAAAAGGAAGTTCATTCACTAAATGA
- a CDS encoding efflux RND transporter permease subunit has product MLLKRPITAIMLVLATFIFGYIALQELSVDLLPDVDVPSLMVRTEWPGASASEVETRINEQLEAALGTLPGLRRSQSFARQGIGFVSLEFEWGHNMDLAFLNARERLDQVRFSLPQQAERPQLVYSDPGDEPVAILGIQLRDNPDPGYDERLELKQWADRVLTRRLEQEHGIAQAVVVGAVTPEVHIRYQPHLADRYDLSTAEIQARVREANEFSPSGELRDGWYRYSLKIESRITSVEQLRRLPLKTIGGERILRLQDVAEVHMDERDPVSFSMVDGRPVLSVLVKKDFDSNLVQVFHLMTPVLDELREQFPGISIDVLSENATFIEASINNLLQTLLLGGILAFFVLFFFLNDPRSPLTIGIAIPVSIMLTFFVMYLSGIQLNIISLSGLTLGIGLLVDNAIVVLENINRHRKSGLPLFDAAGKGTREIALAVTASTLTTISVFLPLVFLGGFEGAFFRDQALTLSIALLSSLLVALLILPVLVLQVQKRRKHKRIADAESGRRPHPPETTPADLPEDRSTIFTRAMDRTQARYEKLLLASIRRPVLVIALFLLAMALAVVAFLYVPKELIPQGEEQRLRYRVTMPGNTALRSTEEAARTFTASIHNAAGLNPYTGATNPDDGGTSPAVGPILTLGGYTDDTNIARLADEGLNRFVIEIPLNDPRAAGRIRSQIETLRQNQPHWRIEELEALPLFENVLGRQAAPVVVHVAGQDRRAGAAGAERLRGMLSERNPDWQLDLQHTEEVETWHLHFRPDRLLRYGITEPEVISFLESAARGAMITEWMQEDENIDIRLYQQVSAHFDPAEMRLPSRGRMVRLSELATIEHVGEPEQIERIDQTPVISYLSNIGLASWWWQRGDFREVVEAFRMETGVDVHLSGTAIQVESLLRDMARLLLISVILIYVILTVQYENMKYPLIIMLGVPFAWIGSLLVLWPAGLSLNILSFMGILVLTGIAVNDAILKVDFMRRYFQDTGNLDEAVHLAGRHRFRPVVMTTMTTLLGLLPMIIPIGDGYEFRQSLALALMGGMVTSTLLTLFLVPMVFRWIERKKQGDIRELKGKVSWTGDLDAMRRND; this is encoded by the coding sequence TTGCTCCTTAAACGCCCTATAACCGCCATTATGCTCGTCCTGGCGACGTTTATCTTCGGATATATCGCCTTGCAGGAGCTTTCAGTGGATTTACTTCCGGATGTGGACGTACCTTCGCTCATGGTCCGCACCGAGTGGCCGGGGGCTTCGGCAAGTGAGGTGGAGACGCGTATCAATGAGCAGCTGGAAGCGGCGCTGGGTACGTTGCCCGGACTCCGGCGGTCCCAAAGCTTCGCCCGGCAGGGAATCGGCTTTGTCTCCCTTGAGTTTGAGTGGGGACACAATATGGATCTGGCGTTTCTCAATGCCCGCGAACGGCTCGATCAGGTCCGGTTCAGCCTCCCGCAGCAGGCCGAACGCCCGCAGCTGGTCTACTCCGATCCCGGTGATGAACCGGTGGCCATCCTCGGGATTCAGCTGCGCGATAACCCCGACCCCGGCTACGATGAGCGGCTGGAGCTTAAACAGTGGGCCGATCGCGTGCTCACGCGCCGGCTCGAGCAGGAGCACGGCATCGCCCAGGCTGTCGTCGTCGGTGCCGTCACCCCCGAGGTGCACATCCGGTATCAGCCCCACCTGGCGGATCGCTACGACCTCTCCACCGCCGAAATCCAGGCACGGGTCCGCGAGGCCAACGAGTTTTCTCCATCCGGGGAGCTGCGCGACGGCTGGTACCGCTACTCGCTGAAAATCGAAAGCCGTATCACCTCGGTCGAACAGCTCCGCCGCCTGCCGCTCAAGACCATCGGCGGAGAGCGTATCCTGCGGCTGCAAGATGTCGCGGAGGTTCACATGGATGAGCGCGATCCGGTCTCATTTTCCATGGTGGATGGCCGCCCGGTCCTTTCCGTCCTGGTGAAAAAGGATTTCGACAGTAACCTCGTGCAGGTGTTCCATCTGATGACCCCGGTCCTCGATGAGTTGCGCGAGCAATTTCCCGGCATCTCCATCGACGTGCTCAGCGAAAACGCCACCTTCATCGAAGCCTCGATCAACAATCTGCTCCAGACCCTGCTGCTCGGCGGCATCCTCGCCTTTTTTGTGCTCTTTTTCTTCCTGAACGACCCGCGCAGTCCGCTCACCATCGGCATCGCCATCCCCGTTAGCATCATGCTGACCTTTTTTGTGATGTACCTGTCCGGGATTCAGCTCAACATCATCTCGCTGAGCGGACTCACCCTCGGCATCGGGTTGCTGGTCGACAACGCCATCGTGGTGCTGGAAAATATCAACCGTCACCGGAAATCCGGACTCCCGCTCTTCGATGCGGCCGGCAAAGGCACCCGCGAGATCGCCTTGGCGGTGACCGCATCCACCCTGACCACCATCTCCGTCTTTCTGCCGCTGGTCTTCCTCGGCGGATTCGAGGGCGCGTTTTTCCGGGACCAGGCCCTGACACTCTCCATCGCGCTGCTATCCTCGCTGCTGGTGGCGCTGCTGATTCTGCCGGTGCTGGTGCTTCAGGTTCAGAAGCGCAGAAAGCACAAAAGGATCGCGGATGCCGAATCCGGCCGCCGGCCCCATCCCCCCGAAACAACACCCGCGGACCTCCCCGAAGACCGGAGCACGATATTCACCCGCGCAATGGACCGCACCCAGGCCCGCTACGAAAAGCTGCTGCTCGCCAGTATCCGCCGGCCGGTGCTTGTCATCGCGCTTTTCCTGCTCGCGATGGCCCTCGCAGTAGTCGCTTTTCTCTATGTGCCGAAAGAGCTTATCCCGCAAGGGGAGGAGCAGCGGCTGCGCTACCGGGTCACCATGCCCGGCAATACCGCGCTTCGCAGCACTGAGGAGGCGGCGCGCACGTTCACCGCATCCATCCATAATGCTGCGGGGTTGAATCCTTATACAGGCGCGACGAACCCGGATGATGGGGGGACGAGTCCGGCGGTGGGGCCCATCCTGACGCTCGGCGGCTACACCGACGACACCAACATCGCCCGGCTGGCGGATGAGGGACTCAACCGCTTTGTCATCGAAATTCCGCTGAACGATCCTCGCGCGGCCGGACGCATCCGCTCCCAAATCGAAACCCTCCGGCAGAACCAGCCGCACTGGCGCATCGAGGAGCTGGAGGCGCTGCCGCTCTTCGAAAATGTGCTCGGACGCCAGGCCGCCCCGGTAGTAGTCCACGTGGCCGGGCAAGATCGTCGAGCAGGGGCCGCCGGAGCCGAGCGTCTGCGCGGGATGCTGTCCGAGCGCAATCCGGACTGGCAGCTCGACCTGCAGCACACCGAAGAGGTAGAGACCTGGCACCTGCATTTTCGTCCGGACCGCCTGCTGCGCTACGGCATCACCGAGCCGGAGGTGATCTCGTTTCTTGAATCCGCCGCCCGCGGCGCGATGATCACCGAGTGGATGCAGGAGGATGAAAACATCGATATCAGGCTCTATCAGCAGGTCAGCGCCCACTTCGATCCCGCCGAAATGCGCCTGCCCAGCCGCGGCCGCATGGTGCGCCTATCCGAGCTGGCGACCATCGAACATGTGGGCGAGCCGGAGCAGATTGAGCGTATCGACCAGACCCCGGTCATCAGTTACCTCAGCAACATCGGACTGGCATCGTGGTGGTGGCAGCGCGGCGATTTCCGCGAAGTGGTGGAGGCGTTCCGGATGGAGACCGGCGTGGATGTGCATCTCTCGGGCACCGCCATCCAGGTGGAGTCGCTGCTCCGCGATATGGCGCGTCTGCTGCTCATCAGCGTGATTCTGATCTACGTCATCCTCACCGTGCAGTACGAGAACATGAAATACCCGCTGATCATCATGCTCGGGGTGCCGTTCGCGTGGATCGGATCGCTGCTGGTGCTCTGGCCGGCCGGGCTCAGCCTCAACATCCTGTCGTTCATGGGGATTCTGGTGCTCACCGGGATCGCCGTCAACGACGCCATCCTCAAGGTCGATTTCATGCGGCGCTACTTCCAGGACACCGGCAACCTCGACGAGGCTGTGCATCTGGCGGGGCGGCACCGGTTTCGTCCGGTCGTGATGACCACGATGACCACGCTGCTCGGACTGCTGCCCATGATCATCCCGATCGGGGATGGATACGAATTCCGGCAGTCGCTGGCCCTTGCCCTGATGGGCGGGATGGTGACCAGCACGCTGCTCACGCTCTTCCTCGTGCCGATGGTTTTCCGGTGGATCGAACGCAAAAAGCAGGGGGATATCCGGGAGCTCAAAGGAAAAGTCAGCTGGACCGGAGATCTTGATGCCATGAGAAGAAATGACTGA
- a CDS encoding nucleotidyltransferase family protein produces the protein MKPELIILAAGLASRYGSQKQTETVGPSGEAILDYSLYDAIRAGFGKVIFIIRKEMEDSFRKNFVSRFADRIETVCVLQDSSDLPDGFPATPLRQKPWGTAHALLAARKEVKAPFCVINADDFYGREAYDTMHRFLISDATDHLYAMIGYQLSNTISQYGSNSRGICDVDNDGYLRSVTELTQIIRSNGRIIGKYENNRMELPKDTIVSMNMWGFTPYIFTYIHEQFRAFLKNNINDPKAEFYIPTVIDRIIASRKAQVKVLRCKSPWFGITYRDDLEWVRTSVQKKVDAGEYPSNLWGNL, from the coding sequence ATGAAACCTGAACTGATCATATTAGCAGCTGGTCTGGCATCACGGTATGGCAGTCAGAAGCAGACTGAAACGGTCGGCCCCTCTGGCGAGGCCATTCTAGACTATTCCTTATATGATGCCATACGTGCTGGATTTGGCAAAGTTATATTCATAATCCGTAAGGAAATGGAGGATTCTTTCCGTAAAAATTTTGTCAGTCGTTTCGCAGACCGCATTGAAACAGTTTGTGTACTACAAGATTCATCCGATTTACCCGATGGCTTTCCTGCTACGCCACTTCGACAAAAACCATGGGGCACAGCACATGCACTTTTAGCTGCACGTAAAGAAGTCAAAGCTCCGTTTTGCGTTATCAATGCCGATGATTTTTACGGTAGGGAAGCTTATGATACCATGCATAGATTTTTAATATCAGATGCAACCGATCATTTATATGCCATGATCGGTTACCAGTTGTCCAACACAATATCACAATATGGCAGTAACTCGCGTGGAATTTGCGATGTGGATAATGACGGATATTTACGGTCGGTAACAGAGCTGACCCAAATCATACGAAGCAACGGCCGTATAATTGGTAAATATGAAAATAACCGGATGGAGCTGCCGAAAGATACCATAGTATCCATGAATATGTGGGGCTTCACTCCTTACATATTTACATATATTCATGAGCAGTTTCGCGCTTTTCTGAAAAATAATATTAACGATCCCAAAGCCGAATTCTATATTCCAACCGTGATCGACCGTATTATTGCAAGCAGAAAAGCACAAGTCAAAGTACTTCGCTGTAAATCCCCCTGGTTTGGAATCACGTATCGGGATGATCTTGAGTGGGTTCGTACTTCCGTACAAAAAAAAGTAGATGCCGGTGAATATCCATCCAATCTTTGGGGTAACCTGTAA
- the lepB gene encoding signal peptidase I, which yields MKHFPNYLDLTWHYGIKTLYWFCYILTIYLLAWVLKSVVFSVYTVPTVSMHPTIKAGDFLVVSKMSYRIRTPEFYPLTNIPFPYYSIKGPFSVKRDDVVVFKSPLSPAHHPSFKMTLVKRCIGLPGDTLWLFQNRIYTKHKINLPVTDEQKKKIIVPQKNMTVKIDSSNIDKWLPMIKRDGARVNEESFSKEIKSYTFRQNFYFMSGDNPGLSADSRTWGSIPEEYLIGRARIIAWSVNRKKIGSRL from the coding sequence TTGAAGCATTTTCCCAACTACCTTGACCTAACTTGGCATTACGGAATAAAAACGCTTTACTGGTTTTGTTATATTTTAACGATTTACCTTTTAGCTTGGGTTTTAAAAAGTGTTGTTTTCTCTGTGTATACCGTGCCGACAGTTTCCATGCACCCAACAATAAAAGCCGGGGATTTTTTAGTTGTCTCCAAAATGTCTTACCGAATCCGCACACCGGAATTTTATCCGCTGACCAATATTCCTTTTCCTTATTATTCGATTAAAGGGCCTTTTTCAGTCAAACGAGATGATGTTGTAGTATTTAAATCCCCTTTAAGCCCGGCTCACCACCCATCTTTTAAAATGACTCTCGTTAAACGCTGTATTGGTTTGCCCGGCGACACCTTATGGTTGTTTCAGAACCGGATTTACACAAAACATAAAATAAACCTGCCAGTCACCGACGAACAGAAGAAGAAAATAATCGTCCCCCAAAAAAACATGACGGTTAAAATCGATTCTTCAAATATCGATAAATGGCTGCCTATGATCAAAAGAGATGGTGCAAGAGTTAACGAAGAGTCATTCAGCAAAGAAATAAAATCATATACCTTCAGACAAAATTTTTATTTTATGAGCGGTGATAATCCTGGTTTAAGCGCTGATAGCCGGACATGGGGTTCGATTCCGGAAGAATATTTAATCGGTCGGGCAAGAATTATAGCCTGGTCGGTAAATCGAAAAAAGATCGGAAGCAGGTTATAA
- a CDS encoding M23 family metallopeptidase, producing the protein MIKKYGKNTVLYLSVFLLISYVFIPAEWIIIYRNLSANNYASDIIIPVSDLVKENIENTWGAPRQGDRTHQGIDLFASRGTTVVSAIDGVILISGRNTLGGNIVRILGDDRRIYYYAHLQSYLDFERGQPVSQGQTIGFVGNTGNAVSTPPHLHFEIMVISRLFPLRTKNINPYPELLEAFSQLP; encoded by the coding sequence ATGATAAAAAAATATGGTAAAAATACAGTGTTATACTTATCAGTTTTTTTGCTGATCTCTTATGTTTTCATTCCTGCGGAGTGGATTATTATATACAGAAATCTTTCGGCAAATAATTATGCATCAGATATTATCATCCCGGTTTCTGATCTGGTGAAAGAAAATATTGAAAATACCTGGGGAGCGCCAAGACAGGGAGACAGAACCCATCAAGGTATTGATCTTTTCGCATCGAGAGGCACAACTGTTGTTAGTGCTATCGATGGTGTAATTTTGATTTCCGGACGCAACACTCTGGGTGGAAATATAGTCAGGATACTGGGAGATGATCGGCGGATTTATTACTATGCCCATCTTCAATCCTATCTTGATTTTGAAAGAGGCCAGCCTGTTTCACAAGGCCAAACTATCGGCTTTGTTGGCAATACCGGTAATGCCGTTTCAACACCTCCGCATCTTCATTTTGAAATCATGGTAATATCCAGGCTATTTCCGCTGCGAACGAAAAATATCAATCCTTATCCCGAACTACTTGAAGCATTTTCCCAACTACCTTGA
- a CDS encoding efflux RND transporter periplasmic adaptor subunit, translating to MIALAHLSGSRPYTAPLLILSLVFGGFAAACSDDNGGEEAGTRSTEREEVRPVVIFDRADDQPLYHHIETQGTVEPLREIKLYNRLAGFIESNVIRDGRRVAGGDTILALDDREWQMALEDAQNALEKASSEYQIERNQRLRDAGSEALPDEMDRFLRNVHGYSEAMVQVRRAELDLSYTSLVAPFDGQIHTRENFTRGQYLSAGTELGRLVDQSQVRVRFDMLESELADVDEGMTVELETGFGYRASGVVEAVSPVVDDESKTGQVVALFDNPEGRLRGGMTVDGRVLIESVEGRSRIPRAAKLTRDDRPLVFRLNGDEVEWIYIDPVAVTSEWVVINDEEITPGDTLAVDQHFAISHMQKVNPRFRF from the coding sequence ATGATTGCATTAGCCCATTTATCCGGCAGCCGTCCTTACACGGCACCACTACTCATCCTGAGCCTGGTTTTCGGCGGATTTGCCGCGGCCTGTTCCGATGATAACGGCGGGGAGGAGGCCGGGACCCGAAGCACCGAACGGGAGGAGGTCCGGCCGGTTGTCATCTTCGACCGTGCCGATGATCAGCCCCTGTATCATCACATCGAAACGCAGGGCACCGTGGAGCCGCTCCGCGAGATCAAACTGTACAACCGCCTGGCCGGGTTCATCGAATCCAACGTGATCCGGGACGGCAGGCGTGTTGCCGGGGGCGACACCATCCTCGCACTGGACGATCGCGAGTGGCAGATGGCGCTGGAGGATGCGCAAAACGCACTTGAAAAAGCCTCCTCCGAATATCAGATCGAGCGCAACCAGCGCCTGCGTGACGCTGGTTCGGAGGCGCTTCCGGATGAGATGGACCGGTTTCTGCGCAACGTGCACGGATATTCCGAAGCGATGGTTCAGGTCCGCCGGGCGGAGCTGGACCTCAGTTACACCTCCCTCGTGGCCCCGTTCGACGGACAGATCCACACAAGGGAGAATTTCACGCGCGGGCAATATCTGTCGGCCGGAACCGAGCTGGGCCGCCTGGTAGATCAGTCGCAGGTGCGCGTAAGGTTCGACATGCTGGAGAGCGAGCTGGCGGATGTCGACGAGGGCATGACGGTTGAGCTTGAGACCGGATTCGGCTACCGGGCTTCCGGTGTTGTGGAGGCGGTCTCGCCGGTTGTGGATGACGAAAGCAAGACCGGACAGGTGGTGGCGCTGTTCGACAATCCGGAAGGCCGCCTGCGCGGGGGGATGACGGTTGACGGGCGGGTGCTCATCGAATCGGTCGAGGGGCGCTCCCGGATACCGCGTGCCGCAAAGCTGACGCGCGACGATCGTCCGCTCGTCTTCCGGCTCAACGGCGATGAGGTCGAATGGATTTACATCGATCCCGTCGCGGTCACATCCGAATGGGTGGTGATCAACGATGAGGAAATTACCCCCGGAGACACCCTGGCTGTTGATCAGCATTTCGCCATCAGCCACATGCAGAAGGTGAATCCGAGATTCCGGTTTTGA
- a CDS encoding efflux RND transporter permease subunit gives MKELFRRKYLISMFYLAVVAVGIMVWQRIPVEMSPGVQMPSITVSYQWSRTSPEVVEQEITRRVEQQVRRLRDVERVTSVSNEGRSFVTVYFHKHAPVEFRSVELQEYLRVLEESLPPSVQPGRVSHRVPEELQEMQTFLIYSINSGEREPNELLEFTRRNIKLPMLGIRGVAGVELEGVRDPALLVDFDVPAAERLGISTTDVMRQVNERLSWRSAGYREHAGMRYSLMVPPMFEGTSDITAMPVRLPDSERQISLGDIARVTVGDYPERTARRINGNPALTIRFERETGVDALDLAETVMARMDEIEAAFPSDIHLQIERDATEDLREELAALERQAMFSLLAVFLVLLLFIRKVRAPLVILGSILFSLLLSVIMLHILGYTINVITLAGLTIALGMIIDNAVVVFEHINPRLPLARQARIEHVRRHLPHVLVPVIGSTLTTVGIFVPLLFAMEEVRMFLMPLGMALTLTLLASVLISLTWIPYALIWLVRMPGAQSPSPRTLWSKLASRLRFSFRSQDPSPRKKRVGRTRILLGFFTWRHRLRWLIYPAMVLLIGVPLYLIPEPERGDDEDEPGRLYEWSQLYFDNEEVINRYLGGIGYRFHRGVRFGEGWAGWPEYDHVIVTVQPPVGTPFEEIDKIIRQFEALTGSFEHAVTYYESQVNEQGAFGRLEIHFKEEYLDRPDPFRLFGQASYLAARTGNTRISVRGFGESFGTGFGGGRMQHRITLTGYSYDQLEASAEELRRRLMRHRRVEDVDINQSERFWRGDLYQYVLRPDDDRMTRRGLDRPAVLNAVQLDINREHSPYGRIEFGGTQMYLIARNLRDREYVEDFLHAPRLTGSTVFTLADIGELTQERTLPQIRREDQMYTRVVAFDFLGPHRLAQSVAEEVVGTFPVPPGMSVTTGHQGWFGEDEDRSLLLIFLMAMLSVWMIISALLERWRDPLIILLAIPLGGIGIMAGSLFHELPFDRSAMAGALLVMGVVVNNAILLMHGKQKMRLLGVHGIRSWFNVYREKIRPVLITSCTTLAGLLPLMLLEGDGFWQTLAIVVGWGLGTSTVFLILLMGIWERRK, from the coding sequence ATGAAAGAACTCTTCCGGCGAAAATACCTGATTTCGATGTTCTACCTTGCGGTGGTGGCCGTCGGAATTATGGTGTGGCAGCGGATTCCGGTGGAGATGTCGCCCGGCGTGCAGATGCCGAGCATCACGGTGAGCTACCAGTGGAGCCGGACCTCACCTGAGGTAGTCGAGCAGGAGATCACTCGCCGCGTGGAGCAGCAGGTTCGCCGGCTTCGGGATGTAGAGCGGGTGACATCGGTCAGCAACGAGGGACGCTCCTTTGTGACCGTCTATTTCCACAAACACGCCCCGGTCGAATTCCGCAGCGTGGAGCTGCAGGAGTATCTGCGCGTGCTGGAGGAGAGCCTGCCGCCGTCGGTGCAGCCCGGCAGGGTGAGTCACCGGGTTCCGGAGGAACTTCAGGAAATGCAGACCTTTCTGATTTACTCGATCAACAGCGGTGAGCGGGAGCCGAACGAGCTGCTGGAGTTCACCCGGCGCAACATCAAGCTGCCGATGCTCGGGATTCGCGGCGTCGCGGGGGTGGAGCTTGAAGGGGTGCGCGACCCCGCACTGCTGGTCGACTTCGACGTGCCGGCCGCCGAACGGCTGGGCATCAGCACCACCGATGTGATGCGGCAGGTCAATGAACGGCTTTCATGGCGGTCGGCCGGATACCGCGAACACGCCGGGATGCGGTACAGCCTGATGGTACCCCCGATGTTTGAAGGTACATCCGACATCACCGCCATGCCGGTCCGTCTTCCGGACAGCGAACGGCAGATTTCGCTGGGCGATATCGCCCGGGTGACGGTAGGCGATTATCCCGAGCGCACCGCCAGGCGTATCAACGGAAACCCGGCGCTCACCATCCGCTTCGAGCGCGAAACCGGCGTGGATGCACTTGATCTGGCCGAAACGGTGATGGCCCGGATGGATGAAATCGAAGCCGCGTTCCCGTCCGACATCCATCTGCAGATCGAACGCGACGCCACCGAGGACCTGCGCGAAGAGCTCGCCGCACTGGAACGCCAGGCGATGTTCAGCCTGCTTGCCGTGTTCCTCGTGCTGCTGCTGTTCATCCGAAAAGTCCGCGCCCCGCTGGTCATTCTCGGCAGCATCCTCTTTTCGCTGCTGCTTTCAGTGATCATGCTGCACATTCTGGGCTATACCATCAATGTAATTACGCTGGCCGGACTCACCATCGCCCTCGGGATGATCATCGACAACGCGGTGGTGGTGTTCGAGCACATCAATCCGCGGCTCCCGCTTGCCCGGCAGGCGCGCATTGAGCATGTCCGCCGCCATCTGCCCCATGTGCTGGTCCCGGTCATCGGCAGTACCCTCACCACCGTCGGCATCTTTGTCCCCCTGCTTTTTGCGATGGAGGAGGTGCGGATGTTCCTGATGCCGCTGGGCATGGCGCTCACGCTGACGCTGCTCGCCTCGGTGCTGATTTCGCTCACCTGGATACCTTACGCCCTGATCTGGCTTGTGCGGATGCCCGGTGCACAATCCCCATCCCCCCGCACGCTTTGGTCGAAACTTGCATCCCGCCTCCGGTTCTCTTTCCGGTCGCAGGACCCATCCCCCCGGAAAAAACGGGTCGGCCGGACCCGCATTCTGCTCGGATTCTTCACCTGGCGCCACAGGCTGCGCTGGCTGATTTATCCGGCCATGGTGCTGCTGATCGGCGTGCCGCTCTATCTCATCCCCGAGCCGGAGCGGGGCGATGATGAGGACGAGCCGGGGCGGTTGTATGAGTGGTCGCAGCTCTATTTTGATAACGAGGAAGTGATTAACCGCTATCTCGGGGGGATCGGATACCGGTTCCATCGCGGAGTCCGTTTCGGGGAAGGCTGGGCCGGGTGGCCGGAATATGATCATGTGATTGTCACAGTGCAGCCGCCGGTCGGTACCCCGTTTGAGGAGATCGACAAGATCATCCGGCAGTTTGAGGCGCTGACCGGATCGTTTGAGCATGCCGTCACCTATTACGAGTCGCAGGTCAACGAGCAGGGGGCGTTCGGACGGCTGGAAATCCATTTCAAGGAGGAGTACCTCGACCGGCCGGATCCGTTCCGTCTGTTCGGGCAGGCATCGTATCTGGCGGCGCGGACCGGCAATACGAGGATATCGGTTCGCGGCTTTGGGGAGTCATTCGGCACCGGATTCGGCGGAGGGCGGATGCAGCACCGGATCACGCTGACCGGCTACTCGTATGACCAGCTGGAGGCGTCGGCTGAGGAGCTTCGGCGGCGGCTGATGCGGCACCGGCGGGTGGAGGATGTGGATATCAATCAGTCAGAAAGGTTCTGGCGGGGTGATCTTTACCAGTATGTGCTGCGCCCAGACGACGACCGGATGACCAGGCGGGGGCTGGACCGTCCGGCGGTGCTGAACGCCGTGCAGCTGGATATCAACCGGGAGCATTCGCCGTATGGGCGGATCGAATTCGGCGGTACGCAGATGTACCTGATCGCCCGGAACCTCCGTGACCGCGAGTATGTGGAGGATTTTCTGCATGCACCCCGGCTGACAGGATCGACGGTGTTTACGCTGGCCGATATCGGGGAGCTGACACAGGAACGGACGTTGCCGCAGATCCGTCGGGAAGATCAGATGTACACCAGGGTGGTGGCGTTCGACTTTCTCGGTCCGCATCGGCTTGCACAATCCGTTGCCGAAGAGGTCGTCGGGACGTTCCCCGTACCTCCCGGAATGTCGGTCACGACCGGCCATCAGGGCTGGTTCGGGGAGGATGAGGACCGCAGCCTGCTGCTCATCTTCCTGATGGCCATGCTGAGCGTCTGGATGATCATCTCGGCGCTGCTGGAGCGGTGGCGCGACCCGCTGATCATCCTGCTGGCAATCCCGCTCGGCGGTATCGGAATCATGGCCGGATCGCTTTTCCATGAACTGCCATTTGACCGCAGCGCGATGGCCGGGGCGTTGCTGGTGATGGGCGTGGTGGTGAACAACGCCATCCTGCTGATGCACGGCAAGCAGAAGATGCGGCTGCTCGGGGTGCATGGCATACGGAGCTGGTTCAACGTCTACCGGGAGAAAATCCGACCGGTACTCATCACCTCCTGTACCACACTGGCCGGACTCCTGCCGCTCATGTTGCTGGAGGGGGACGGTTTCTGGCAAACCCTGGCCATAGTGGTGGGGTGGGGACTGGGAACGAGCACCGTTTTTCTGATCCTGCTGATGGGAATCTGGGAACGGAGGAAGTAG